CCGCCAGCGCGCCGTTGGTAAATATCATCAGGCTGCCGGCGTCCGCCTCGAACACCGCGCCGACATGATACCACTTCCCCATGGCCAGCGGCACGGAGTCAAGGCTCTGGCCGCACGGCGGGGTCTGCGCGGCGTCTTCAATGTGGAACTGGAGACTGCCAGCCGGTGTGACAGCAAGGTAGTAGGGGTCGTAACAGGAACGGTCGTCCGAACGAATCAGGATCACTGCGCCCGGCGCGCCGGCGTTTGCCGCCGGATAGGCGGTGATATTGATCCAGCCCTCGATGCTGAACGAGTTGGTGAACTTGAGATTGTCGGCGTCGCTGAGACTGATCATGTCAACTCCGCCCTGGAAGTTGGAAGCCTCCCCCACCATTCCCGGGCCGGGGCCAAAGCGGGTGGGTGCCCCGACGTAGTTTCCATCCACGTAATCGGTGGTGTTCGCCCCTTTCCACCAACTTACGATGCCCTCCGGGGCTTCGACGCACACCGGCAGCAACACGTTGAGCAGGGCATTGGAGCTAAGGGTCGCGCCATAGGCGTTGGACACCAACACGGAATACAAACCGGCATCGCTAGTTTGCAGGCCCGACAGCACCAGCGTCGTGCTGGTGGCCGCCGGAATATCCACGCCATCCTTCTTCCACTGGTAGCCCAATGGCGGCGTGCCCATGGCGGTTACCTCAAAGGACGCAGATAGTGCCGCGACCCCGTCCTGAGTCTGAGGCTGCTGCAAAATGACAGGCGGCAGCACGACGGTCAGCGTGGCCACCTCGCTGGTGACCATGCCGTGCCGGTTGGAGACTGTGACCCAGTAAGAGCCGGCGTCGGCGGCCAGGGTGTTTGAGATGATTAGCTGTGGAGCGGCTGCCCCTTGGGTGTGAATGCCATCATCGGCCACGGGGAAGCCATTGTGATACCAGGCATACGCGAGCGGCGCCTGTCCTGCGGCAAGCACGCTGAAGAGGGCGATCGACCCTTGCACAACGGATTGGCCCTGCGGTTGGGCCGAAATGACGGGGGCCGACTGGGCGCAAACGTGGCGAGGCAGTGCCACCGCCAGCGATACCAGCAGTATCGCCATGCCATACGGGAAGAGGGGCCGCATGCGTGTCATACTTGTCCCCTTGGCTGCGCATCCCGGCACAACGACATCGCGCTTTTGCACATTCACCGGACTATGACCGCCAATACCAAGACGCGTCAAGCTACTTGCGGCCCTTCAGCAGTGCGTTGGCGCAGCTTGGCACCACCACCATCAAGTGCTGCAGTAGCGTTCATCCCGGTTGTTGTGGGTGTCTGTTTTTGTTCGTCAAGGCTTCCGTTTATGGAAGAGGTTGATTCGCCCGAAAATCAGTGTAAGTACAATCGTTACAGTGAGTTGCATCCATCGGAGCGGGGAAAATGCCAATTGTGGGTGCAAATGAGTATAAATCGAGTAATGGCAGCGCGTTGCGCTGGAATCTGCGGAAAGTGTCAAGTGTGTATCCACGGTGTGGAGACGGTGAGGATACTGCGAGGATACGGTGAGGCTCCCTTGGGGCCGGGGCGTGGTTCCAGGATGCATCAGAATGAATCGCTCGGTTCTCGGCTAAAGTCATGCCCCGTTGAAGGCGCATTGGCGCCTAGAAATCGCCTAAATGGCACCGGTCCAATTGGAGGCGGAAAGTCCCCGCCTTGGGCCGGAAGCCGACACCCGCAACAGCAGGAACTCGTCACGGCCCGGTTGAATCCGGTTACCAGGGAGGAGCGCTCAGTGCCGTGTTGCTCACGACCATGCGGTTCGCGCCTGTGGCGGGTGGGAAGTTGAACGCGAAGTTTGCCTTGCCGCCTTATTCCAGGAAGAAGTCCACGGTAGTGACCACGCGGAGGATCTTCTTCTCGGGAGTGGCCGCGTCCCGGTCTTCGATCTGCAGGGCGCCCTGGGTAGCGCGGCGGATGCGCCCGACCTTGCTCCTGGAGTCCTGGGCGAATTTCTCCGCCGCGGCCCGGGCATTGGCGGTGGCCTCCCGGATCATGTCGGGCTTGATGTCGTTCACCGCGTTGAAGATGAACTCAATCCGGTCTCCGGATTCGTGGCCGGCAAGAGTTACGCCGGCAGCAAGGAGCTTGTCCGAGTCCTGAATTGCCTTTTTGACGACGTCCACGTTCGCGCTTCGCACGGACATCGTGACCAGCGCGCGGTAGCGGGCAAGATTGGGCCGATTGGCGTGGATACGTTCATCCTCCCGGTCGGTAACCACGGGCAGGCCCAGCGTGATCTCCGTTGGGTCTATGCCGTTGGATTCCAGGTAGGAGAGGACCAGGGCGCGGTTCGTTTCCATGGCGTTCTTGAGCGCGCCCAAGGTCTCGGCGGCGACGGAGAAGCGGATCGGCCAGATGACGAGCGTGGCCTTAACCTCGCGTTCGGACAGGCCTTTGACGGCCAGGTAACGGTCGAACTCGCGGCCTTTCTTCACGGCGCGGCCGATCTGTGAGCCGAAGATGGCCAAGCCAATCACCAGTGACAGGCCGAGAACTACGGATGCACGGAGAGTTATCATAGGCAAGGGGATAGAATCAATTCCCGGGCTTGGCCTCGCCGCCTATTCCTGGCGTTTGAACGGATCGGTGCAATTGCACCGGAGTTGGCTGGGCTGAGCGCATCGTGTGAGCCGGATTATGGCGCATAGGTCAGGGACGATCAAGCTTGCGCGGAAAGGGATTTGCCGGAGGGACAGTTGATCGTTACCACGCAGCGGCTGGCGGTGCCAGGATGCAATCGGCCGAGGGCGCGCAGGCACGAAAGCTTTGACAGGGAGGAGGGATTAAGCCACTTTCCGGCAACTTGCACGGATTTGCCACAATTGCGGACCGGGTGTAAGTGTCAACGTAATATATGGGCAAGGCGTTAATCATCGCAGAGAAGCCGTCGGTTGCCAACGACATCGCCAAGGCGCTGGGCGGCTTCCAGAAGCAGGGCGACTACTACGAGAGCGACCAGTACGTGCTCTCGTCGGCGGTGGGCCATCTGCTGGAGTTGTGCGTGCCAGACCAGTTCGAGGTCAAGCGCGGGAAGTGGAGCTTTGCCCATCTGCCGGTGATACCACCCCATTTCGATCTGCGGCCCATTGACAAAAACGAGGGACGGCTCAAGTTGCTGGTGAGGCTGATCAAGCGGCCAGAGGTGGATGCGTTGATCAACGCTTGCGACGCCGGGCGTGAGGGAGAGCTGATCTTCCGCTATATCGTCCAATTCGCGAAGGTCAAGAAGACCATCAAGCGGCTCTGGCTGCAATCCATGACGCCGGCAGCCATCCGCGAGGGGTTCGCGCAATTGCGCGACGACGCGACGATGCGCCCCCTGGCGGACGCCGCGGTGTGCCGCTCGGAATCGGATTGGCTGGTGGGCATCAATGGCACCCGCGCCATGACGGCGTTCAACTCCAAGACCGGCGGGTTCCACTTGACCACAGTGGGGCGGGTGCAGACACCCACGCTGGCCATCCTGGTCGAGCGCGAGGAGCGCATCAAGAAGTTCGTGCCCAGGGACTATTGGGAGGTCCACGGCACGTTCGCGGCCAAGGCGGGGGAATATCCCGGGCGGTGGTTCGATGAGAAATTCGCCAAGAAAGAGGGCGACAGCGATCTGAAGCCGGAGCGGCTCTGGGATGCCAAACAGGCGGAGGCCATCCGCGCCAAGTGCCTGGGCAAGCCGGGAGTGGTGACCGAGGAATGCAAGCCGACGACGCAATTGTCGCCGTTGTTGTATGATCTGACGAGCCTGCAGCGCGAGGCGAACGGGCGGTTCGGATTCTCGGCCAAGACGACCTTGGGGCTGGCGCAGGCGCTGTATGAACGGCACAAGGTGCTAACTTACCCGCGGACCGACTCGCGCGCCTTGCCGGAGGATTACATCGGAACGGTCAAGAAGACGCTGGGCATGCTGGAGCAGACAAGTTACGGCGCGTTCGCAGACCAGATTCTCAAGAGCGAGTGGGTGAGGCCGAACAAGCGGATCTTCAACAACGCCAAGGTGTCCGACCACTTTGCCATCATCCCGACCTCGCTGGCGCCCAAGCATCTTAACGAGATGGAGGCGAAGCTGTACGACATGGTGACCAAGCGCTTCCTGGCGGTGTTTTACCCGGCAGCGGAATTCCTGGTCACCACGCGCATCACCCGGGTGGAGGGCGAGCCCTTTAAGAGCGAGGGCAAGGTGATGACCAATCCGGGCTGGATGGCGGTCTATGGCAAGGAAGCGCAAACCGACGAGGCGCCCACGCTGGCGCCCGTGCAGCCGAACGAGACAGTGCAGACCGCCAATGTGGAGGTCGTGGCCGCGCAGACCAAGCCGCCGGCGCGCTTTAACGAGGCGACCCTGCTCACTGCCATGGAAGGAGCGGGCAAGTTGGTCGAGGACGAGGAGTTGCGCGAGGCAATGAGTGAAAAGGGACTGGGCACGCCTGCCACACGCGCCCAGATCATCGAAGGGTTGATCTACGAGAAGTACATTCTGAGGCAGGGGCGCGAGCTGCAACCGACGGCGAAGGCGTTTTCGCTGATGGAGTTGCTGCATGGGCTGGGAATACCGGAGCTGTCGTCCCCGGAGTTGACCGGCGACTGGGAATTCAAGCTGCTCCGCATGGCGCGCGGCCAAATGCAGCGGGCCGAGTTCATGAAGGAGATCGCGGACATGACGCGCGAGATCGTGGCCAAGGCCAAGCGGCATGAGAGCGACACGGTGCCCGGTGACTTCGGAACGCTGAAGGTGCCGTGTCCCAAGTGCGGCGGAGAGATCCACGAGAACTACAAGAAATTCCAGTGCCAGAAGTGCGAGTTCAGCCTTTGGAAGATCGTGGCTGGGCGCCAGTTTGAAATCCCGGAGATTGAGGAACTCCTGACCAAGCGTCAGCTCGGGCCCTTGCAGGGATTTCGCAGTCGGCAGGGCAAGCCGTTCGCGGCGATGATCCGGCTGACCCCGGAGCTGAAGCCGGAGTTCGACTTTGGCCAGGACCGGGCGGAAGGCAACGGCGGCGTGACGGAAGCCGACCTGGCGGGTCAGGAGCCGCTGGGCAAGTGTCCGAAGTGCGGGCACCGGGTGTTTGACACGCCGATGAGCTACTTGTGCGAGAAAGCGATTGGAACCATGCGCACGTGTGACTTCCGGTCGGGCAAGGTCATCCTGCAACGAGCCATCGAGCGGGCACAGATGCAGAAGCTGCTGGAAACCGGCAAGACTGACCTGCTGGACAAGTTCATCTCGAGGAAAGGCAGGCCGTTCAAAGCGTTTCTCGTGGTCAAGGATGGAAACGTGGCGTTTGAGTTCGAGCCGCGCGAGCCGAAGTCGCGGAATCCGGGCGCTAAGGCTGCGTCGCGCGCGGAGCCTGAGCCGAAACTGGACTTCACAGGCCAGGAGCCGCTTGGCAAATGCCCCGTGTGCGGCAAGCGGGTGTTCGAAGGCGGCTCGGCTTACGTGTGCGAACGTTTGCAGGCGGATAAGCGGCCGTGCAAGTTCAAGATCAACAAAACGATCCTGCAGCAGGCCATTGACCGGGACCAAGCGGCCCGGCTGCTGTCGAAAGGCAAGACGGATTTATTCCAGGAGTTCATCTCCTCCAAGACCGGCCGTCCGTTTCCGGCCTACCTGGTGCTGGGCGAGGCGGGCAAAGTCAGCTTTGAATTCCCACCGCGCGAAGCGGAGCCCCAGAAGCCCCTGGCAAAGTGAGCCTGGCGGATAACGAGTCAGCGGCCAACGACAAGTGGATCAGGAAGTTCCTGCAGCATTTGGCGTCGGACCGCGGCGCTTCGGCTTACACCCAACGTAACTACCGCCAGGCGGTGTGGGAACTTCACCGCTGGCACCAGGCCGAGCGACAGCGACCTCCCGTGTGGGGGACGATGCAGCGGGATGACTTCCGCGCCTTCCTGCGCTTTCTCGGGCGGCAGAATCTCAGCCGTGCGGCCATCCAGCTCCGCTTCAGCGCCTTGCGAACGTTTTACCGCTTTCTCGTGCGCCATGGAGCCGTGGCAGCCTCGCCGATCAAAAACATCGCGTTGCCCAAGGTCGGCAAGCGGCTGCCCAAGTTCCTGACGCCGGAACAGATGGCGGACTTGTTGGGTGCGCCGTTCAAGCTTCTGCCGGCGCAGGGCAAAACCGAGGCCGAGCGCCTCGCCGCGGCGCTTGCCTGCCGGCGCGACGTGGCTGTGCTGGAGACCATCTACTCGTGCGGACTGCGCATCAGCGAGCTGTGCGGATTGTTGGCGCAGGACATCGACTGGAATGAGAGCGTGGTGCGCGTGCGCGGCAAAGGGAAGAAGGAGCGCCTCATTCCCATCGGCGAGCCGGCGCTTGACGCGATTCGGAGTTACTGGACGCTGCTGCCCCAGGGGCCGGCTGGCGAATCCCCGGTCTTTCTCGCGGGACCAAAGAAGCGCGTTCCGGTAACTCCGCGGTCCCTCCAACTGCGCCTCAAGAAATACCTCATCATCGTCGGTCTGGATCCCCACCTGACACCGCACAAGCTGCGCCACAGCTACGCCACCCACCTCCTTGACGCAGGGGCAGACTTGCGCAGTGTCCAGGAACTCCTCGGTCACGAGCACCTCGTCACGACGCAGCTCTACACCCACCTGACGACCGAACGGCTCAAGCGGGCTTACGACGCGGCACATCCGCGTGCTTAGTACCTCGATCCATCAACTCGGTCCCGCATTCCTGGACTGAATACCCATCCCAGTGGAAATCGGCGTCGTGTCCATTTTTGAGACAGTGGTAGATTCCGAGCACATCCCTCGTTATAGCCCCGGAACGCCGGAAATGCCGGTGTGACAACGATGTGACCCCCGTGATATCCCTGTGTGTATCCCATGGGGAGCGCTCCCCATGGGATACACACAGGGACCCCGCAGGATTATCCCCGTCCAATCGCCGTAGCGGGCTTGGGCGGGGAGTGCCTCAGGCTTGAGGGAGAGACGGGGAGCCACCAGTTGGTGCGGCAATTGGTGGGCTTGACGAGATCAACCCGGTTACCGCGCTTCAGACTATATGCTCGTGGCATCATGTAGGGCTCCATACCTCCCATAAGTTGCGCCAATTGCTGGAAACCGTCGGGGACAAGTTCATCCCTCCATTCCTCCCGCATTTGGGGGTGGCAGTTGAAATTGTCGGTATCCGGGACTAGCGTAACAGAGGCAAGTACCTAATAGTGGAAATTAGCATGGAGAAGGCATTATGAATTTCGCATTACGCACCCTGGGGATTGTGTTGGTTTTCATTGTCGGCGGCAGCGCCCGCGGGGAGCCTTATCTGCCGACGGTTGCCAAAGGGAACATCGCCGTCCTGCTGAAACCCATCGCCACCGGGATGGCCGCTCCCGCCTACGCCATCAGCCCGCCGGGCGATACCACGCGGCTGTTTGTGGTGGAGCAGAATGGGTTGCTGCGAATCGTCCAGAACGGGACCTTGCTGCCCGGGGCGGCTCTCGATATTTCGGGTCTCATGTCGACCTCCTTCAACCCGGCCAACGCCTTTGACGAGCGCGGCTTCCTCGGCCTGGCATTCCATCCCGGTTTCAACAATCCGGCCAGCCCTGGCTTTCGTACGCTCTACACTTATAACAGCCAGCTGCTGGGAACTGGACCGACCTATCCTGCTCCCAACGGTGCCGTGCAAGGCTTCAAGAACGCGGTCAACGAGTGGAAGATGTCCAACACGGACACCAACGTTGTTGATCCCGCCTCTCGCCGCGAGGTCGTCTCGTTTGGCAAGAACGCCAACAACCATAACGGCGGCACGATTACTTTCGGGCCTGATGGCTATGCGTATCTCGCTCCGGGCGACGGCGGCAACGCCAATGATGTCGGAGCGAGCCACATCGAGCCGGGCGGCAATGCCCAGAACCTAAGCACACCGCTGGGCAAGATGTTGCGGTTCGACCCCCTTCACCCCTCCCTGACTCCCGGCAGTCCGGACCCGGCCAGCGCCAACGGCCAGTACCGCATCCCGACCTCCAACCCGTTCCAGGGGCCGGGCCAGGTGCCCGAGATATACGCCTACGGGCTGCGCAATCCCTACCGCTTTTCTTTTGACCGCGTCAATGGTGACTTGATTCTGGCCGACGTCGGGCAGCGCAACATCGAGGAGATTGACCGCATCGTGCTGGGCGGCAACTATGGTTGGGCTGTCAAGGAGGGTGATTTCCTGTTCAATCGAGCGGACGGCAGCATTGGGGCGCCCCCGGGAAATCGCAGCCCGGGAATTCCGGCCGGCATGATTGACCCGATTTCCGGCCCCATGGGTACGTTGGAATACGACCACGGCGATGGCATCTCTGTCACTGGTGGCTTCGTCTATCGCGGCGCCGCGATCCCTGAGCTGATCGGGAAATATGTCTTTGGCGACCTGGCGATCAGGAGCTCGCCTTCGCGAGTGGACGGCCGTTTGTTTTATGCCGATCTTCAGGCTGGCGTGATCAACGAGTTCCTGCTGCCCCAGTTTGCCGAGGGCATTCTGCCCAACGGCCTTACGGTGCACGGCTTCGGCGAGGACGCTGACGGCGAACTGTACGCGCTGGTGACAAACACCCCCGCGAACGGGACGGGCGGCATCGTTTACAAATTCGTCTCCCAGCGTCTGACGTTCCAATTATTGGGCCAACTGCTGGACATCTCCTG
This genomic window from Candidatus Paceibacterota bacterium contains:
- a CDS encoding SIMPL domain-containing protein (The SIMPL domain is named for its presence in mouse protein SIMPL (signalling molecule that associates with mouse pelle-like kinase). Bacterial member BP26, from Brucella, was shown to assemble into a channel-like structure, while YggE from E. coli has been associated with resistance to oxidative stress.); its protein translation is MITLRASVVLGLSLVIGLAIFGSQIGRAVKKGREFDRYLAVKGLSEREVKATLVIWPIRFSVAAETLGALKNAMETNRALVLSYLESNGIDPTEITLGLPVVTDREDERIHANRPNLARYRALVTMSVRSANVDVVKKAIQDSDKLLAAGVTLAGHESGDRIEFIFNAVNDIKPDMIREATANARAAAEKFAQDSRSKVGRIRRATQGALQIEDRDAATPEKKILRVVTTVDFFLE
- a CDS encoding DNA topoisomerase III, whose protein sequence is MGKALIIAEKPSVANDIAKALGGFQKQGDYYESDQYVLSSAVGHLLELCVPDQFEVKRGKWSFAHLPVIPPHFDLRPIDKNEGRLKLLVRLIKRPEVDALINACDAGREGELIFRYIVQFAKVKKTIKRLWLQSMTPAAIREGFAQLRDDATMRPLADAAVCRSESDWLVGINGTRAMTAFNSKTGGFHLTTVGRVQTPTLAILVEREERIKKFVPRDYWEVHGTFAAKAGEYPGRWFDEKFAKKEGDSDLKPERLWDAKQAEAIRAKCLGKPGVVTEECKPTTQLSPLLYDLTSLQREANGRFGFSAKTTLGLAQALYERHKVLTYPRTDSRALPEDYIGTVKKTLGMLEQTSYGAFADQILKSEWVRPNKRIFNNAKVSDHFAIIPTSLAPKHLNEMEAKLYDMVTKRFLAVFYPAAEFLVTTRITRVEGEPFKSEGKVMTNPGWMAVYGKEAQTDEAPTLAPVQPNETVQTANVEVVAAQTKPPARFNEATLLTAMEGAGKLVEDEELREAMSEKGLGTPATRAQIIEGLIYEKYILRQGRELQPTAKAFSLMELLHGLGIPELSSPELTGDWEFKLLRMARGQMQRAEFMKEIADMTREIVAKAKRHESDTVPGDFGTLKVPCPKCGGEIHENYKKFQCQKCEFSLWKIVAGRQFEIPEIEELLTKRQLGPLQGFRSRQGKPFAAMIRLTPELKPEFDFGQDRAEGNGGVTEADLAGQEPLGKCPKCGHRVFDTPMSYLCEKAIGTMRTCDFRSGKVILQRAIERAQMQKLLETGKTDLLDKFISRKGRPFKAFLVVKDGNVAFEFEPREPKSRNPGAKAASRAEPEPKLDFTGQEPLGKCPVCGKRVFEGGSAYVCERLQADKRPCKFKINKTILQQAIDRDQAARLLSKGKTDLFQEFISSKTGRPFPAYLVLGEAGKVSFEFPPREAEPQKPLAK
- a CDS encoding tyrosine recombinase XerC; translation: MSLADNESAANDKWIRKFLQHLASDRGASAYTQRNYRQAVWELHRWHQAERQRPPVWGTMQRDDFRAFLRFLGRQNLSRAAIQLRFSALRTFYRFLVRHGAVAASPIKNIALPKVGKRLPKFLTPEQMADLLGAPFKLLPAQGKTEAERLAAALACRRDVAVLETIYSCGLRISELCGLLAQDIDWNESVVRVRGKGKKERLIPIGEPALDAIRSYWTLLPQGPAGESPVFLAGPKKRVPVTPRSLQLRLKKYLIIVGLDPHLTPHKLRHSYATHLLDAGADLRSVQELLGHEHLVTTQLYTHLTTERLKRAYDAAHPRA
- a CDS encoding PQQ-dependent sugar dehydrogenase, coding for MNFALRTLGIVLVFIVGGSARGEPYLPTVAKGNIAVLLKPIATGMAAPAYAISPPGDTTRLFVVEQNGLLRIVQNGTLLPGAALDISGLMSTSFNPANAFDERGFLGLAFHPGFNNPASPGFRTLYTYNSQLLGTGPTYPAPNGAVQGFKNAVNEWKMSNTDTNVVDPASRREVVSFGKNANNHNGGTITFGPDGYAYLAPGDGGNANDVGASHIEPGGNAQNLSTPLGKMLRFDPLHPSLTPGSPDPASANGQYRIPTSNPFQGPGQVPEIYAYGLRNPYRFSFDRVNGDLILADVGQRNIEEIDRIVLGGNYGWAVKEGDFLFNRADGSIGAPPGNRSPGIPAGMIDPISGPMGTLEYDHGDGISVTGGFVYRGAAIPELIGKYVFGDLAIRSSPSRVDGRLFYADLQAGVINEFLLPQFAEGILPNGLTVHGFGEDADGELYALVTNTPANGTGGIVYKFVSQRLTFQLLGQLLDISWPVAGGRLQTQTNSPGAGISTNWVTYPGSTMTNHVVVPLDPANGNVFFRLALP